A window of the Dictyostelium discoideum AX4 chromosome 4 chromosome, whole genome shotgun sequence genome harbors these coding sequences:
- the phdA gene encoding PH domain-containing protein, which produces MRLERDELLLQALNYKSIKDKVIYSTVMKKAGGNKKGFLSRLFVLYKGFVIYYKTKTLLTSPEKPQGYIDLRECDPSKVKTILDDTDMTFQIVHRAGRTFLIKGEEPKPFRRFFEICKCVALKLTQITFTLPVEKQTLLNQILDCNMSKEDFKHNIELFLKDGFVFNVNLISQERTEEVKTLVKYILDLRKEEIAAQSRIAKITIESGGKKNLSMGAPPPTHAATPDLMVTLVIPPENEPIPEIIKIQNELHKIRLDIEEHRMNIFNIQIRDHVEVLKQRYPEK; this is translated from the exons atgagacTTGAAAgagatgaattattatta caagcattaaattataaatctaTTAAAGATAAGGTTATTTATTCTACTGTTATGAAAAAAGCAGGTGGTAATAAAAAGGGATTCTTGTCAAGATTATTTGTTCTTTATAAAGGTTTTGTTATCTATTATAAAACTAAAACTCTATTAACCAGTCCAGAGAAGCCCCAAGGTTACATTGATCTTAGAGAATGTGATCCATCAAAAGTTAAGACCATTCTAGATGATACCGATATGACATTCCAAATTGTACATAGAGCTGGTAgaacatttttaataaaaggtGAAGAACCTAAACCATTCCGTAGATTCTTTGAAATTTGTAAATGCGTGGCCCTCAAATTAACTCAAATCACTTTTACTCTTCCAGTTGAAAAACaaactttattaaatcaaattttagatTGTAATATGTCTAAAGAAGATTTTAAAcataatattgaattattctTAAAAGATGGTT TCGTATTcaatgtaaatttaatttcccAAGAAAGAACTGAAGAAGTTAAAACCCttgtaaaatatattttagatttaaGAAAGGAAGAGATCGCTGCTCAATCTCGTATTGCTAAAATCACCATCGAAAGTGGtggtaaaaagaatttatccATGGGTGCTCCACCACCAACTCATGCTGCCACTCCAGATCTAATGGTAACTTTAGTCATTCCACCAGAGAATGAACCAATCCCAGAgattataaaaattcaaaatgaaTTACATAAAATTAGACTCGATATCGAAGAACACAGAAtgaatattttcaatattcaaATTAGAGATCATGTTGAAGTTTTAAAACAAAGATATccagaaaaataa